In a single window of the Olivibacter sp. SDN3 genome:
- a CDS encoding glycoside hydrolase family 13 protein: MTKIKKLFAALYFLCAIHQLSGQELIKRVEPSNWWVGMYNPELQLIVYGNDISGAEIELDYPGVQVEKVHRVENANYLFLDLTIAKDTKPGTFDIMLQKNGKTLDSYTYKLKQRDTKLVKAQGINSSDFIYLLMPDRFANGDPKNDVVENMRENSLNRDSMYYRHGGDLQGVMDKLDYLQDLGVTAVWMTPVLTNDMEQASYHGYANTENYQIDPRLGSNDEYKRLGEELHKRQMKLVHDVVPNHVGLNHWTVLDKPMTDWVHQWDEYTNTTYKDQTIYDPYAAEADTKKMTDGWFVPSMPDMNQSNPFVQNYIIQSHIWWIEYAGIDGFRIDTYPYNDLDFMAKWSKSLNDEYPNFTCFGETWVHGVANQAYFTQGKTLGQPFDTHLQGVTDFQLQYAISDALNNKMDWTGGVNKLYTTLATDFVYQDPTRNVVFLDNHDMSRFFSVIGEDIDKYKSAMAWLLTTRGIPQIYYGAEILMKNFSDPDGKVRDDFSGGWPSDQKDKFSVEGRSEVENEMFSYLRKLANYRKNNAVLHTGKLIQFVPEEGVYVYFRYDNQKTVMIIMNTEDQQISLKTDRFSEMIKSHKKALDIMHNKTYDDITALSLLPKTTMILELQ, encoded by the coding sequence TTGATAGTCTACGGAAACGATATCTCAGGAGCTGAAATTGAGCTAGATTATCCCGGTGTACAAGTAGAAAAAGTTCATCGGGTCGAAAATGCCAATTACCTCTTCCTAGACTTGACCATAGCGAAGGATACCAAACCAGGTACATTTGATATCATGCTGCAAAAGAATGGCAAAACGCTTGATAGCTATACCTATAAATTGAAGCAACGGGATACCAAACTGGTAAAAGCACAAGGCATTAACAGTAGCGATTTTATCTATCTGTTAATGCCTGATCGCTTTGCAAATGGCGACCCAAAAAATGATGTCGTCGAAAATATGCGTGAAAATTCCCTTAATCGCGACTCCATGTATTATCGGCATGGAGGCGATTTACAAGGAGTTATGGATAAACTGGATTATCTACAGGACTTGGGCGTAACGGCAGTTTGGATGACACCGGTCTTGACCAATGATATGGAGCAGGCCTCCTATCACGGTTATGCGAATACCGAAAATTATCAGATCGACCCACGTCTAGGAAGTAACGATGAATACAAAAGATTAGGAGAAGAACTCCACAAAAGACAAATGAAACTAGTGCATGACGTGGTACCTAATCATGTCGGGCTGAACCACTGGACGGTATTGGATAAGCCGATGACCGATTGGGTTCATCAATGGGACGAGTATACAAATACGACCTATAAAGATCAAACGATTTATGACCCTTATGCGGCGGAGGCAGACACTAAGAAAATGACCGACGGATGGTTTGTTCCGTCAATGCCAGACATGAACCAAAGTAATCCTTTCGTGCAGAACTACATCATCCAAAGCCATATCTGGTGGATTGAATATGCGGGCATTGACGGATTTCGCATCGATACTTATCCATATAACGATTTGGACTTTATGGCGAAATGGTCTAAATCATTAAACGATGAATATCCGAATTTTACCTGTTTTGGCGAGACCTGGGTGCACGGTGTGGCGAATCAAGCATATTTTACACAAGGTAAAACCCTGGGACAACCCTTCGATACGCATCTTCAAGGGGTAACCGATTTTCAATTGCAATATGCAATCAGTGATGCCCTGAACAACAAGATGGACTGGACAGGGGGTGTAAATAAACTTTATACCACATTGGCAACGGATTTTGTTTATCAAGATCCTACGCGAAATGTGGTTTTTTTGGATAATCATGATATGAGCCGTTTCTTTTCGGTGATTGGCGAGGATATCGATAAATATAAATCGGCCATGGCTTGGTTACTAACAACTCGGGGCATTCCGCAGATCTACTACGGCGCAGAAATTCTGATGAAAAATTTCTCGGATCCCGATGGTAAGGTGCGTGACGACTTTTCAGGTGGTTGGCCAAGTGATCAAAAGGATAAGTTTTCAGTGGAAGGTAGGAGCGAAGTCGAAAATGAGATGTTTAGTTATCTCAGAAAGTTGGCCAATTATCGAAAAAATAATGCTGTACTGCATACAGGGAAATTGATACAGTTTGTGCCTGAAGAAGGAGTTTACGTTTATTTTCGGTACGATAACCAAAAAACGGTTATGATTATTATGAATACAGAAGATCAGCAGATATCCTTAAAAACCGATCGTTTTTCGGAAATGATAAAAAGCCATAAAAAGGCCTTAGATATTATGCACAATAAAACATATGATGATATTACAGCGCTCAGCTTATTACCCAAAACAACAATGATACTTGAGCTACAGTAA
- the pgmB gene encoding beta-phosphoglucomutase, with the protein MTQNNLHGGQFSMPNEIRAVIFDLDGVLVDTAVFHFQAWKRLANSLGFDFTRKQNEQLKGVSRSRSLELILTWGNVHKTQEEQEQLAKQKNDWYLALINDMQPGDTLPGAVEVLTYLRANHYKIALGSASKNARLILKNTGIVHFFDAVVDGNAVQRSKPDPEVFLKGALALAVPADKCVVVEDSQAGIDAARAAGMQVVGLGSIDDLTGADYLISSVKELLSDQ; encoded by the coding sequence ATGACGCAAAACAATTTACATGGTGGCCAATTTTCAATGCCTAACGAAATACGTGCAGTAATTTTTGATCTTGATGGTGTTTTGGTAGATACGGCGGTTTTCCATTTTCAAGCTTGGAAGCGATTGGCTAATTCCCTTGGTTTTGATTTTACCCGAAAACAAAATGAACAATTAAAAGGCGTGAGTCGCAGTCGTTCGCTTGAATTGATTTTAACATGGGGAAATGTTCACAAAACGCAGGAAGAACAAGAACAGTTAGCAAAGCAGAAAAATGACTGGTACCTGGCACTTATAAATGATATGCAACCCGGAGATACGCTGCCGGGTGCGGTGGAGGTGTTGACATATTTAAGAGCGAACCATTATAAAATAGCTCTGGGCTCAGCAAGCAAGAATGCGCGATTGATTTTAAAAAATACAGGTATCGTCCATTTCTTTGATGCGGTGGTCGATGGTAACGCTGTACAAAGGTCAAAGCCCGATCCGGAGGTGTTTTTGAAAGGGGCTTTAGCTTTAGCGGTGCCAGCAGATAAATGCGTAGTAGTCGAAGACAGTCAAGCTGGAATCGATGCCGCACGTGCTGCAGGAATGCAAGTTGTTGGTTTGGGCTCCATTGATGATTTAACAGGAGCAGACTATTTAATTAGTTCTGTAAAGGAATTATTAAGTGATCAATAG
- a CDS encoding MFS transporter encodes MTKKSKPFLSTGQLINMSFGFLGIQIGFALQSGNASRILQTFGADVEHLSLFWLAAPLTGMIVQPIIGHYSDKTWTRIGRRRPFFLVGALFTALALVLMPNAAILTTILPPLFIGAGLLMIMDASINVTMEPFRALIADNLPNGQRSQGFSIQTFLIGIGAVVGSWLPYVLAEWLDVSKIAAPGHVPDNVIFSFYIGALVLILTILWTVIRTPEYTPEELSSFTESREIPADQEKNKGLRDIVADFKQMPKTMKQLGLVQFFSWFALFSMWVFTTPAIATHVYNVESGDSSSTAFADAGNWVGVLFGVYNVISALYALTLPAMAKRFGQKTTHAISLCFGGIGLIAIYFIKDPYLLLLPMLGIGMAWGSILSMPYAMLSATLPARKMGVYMGIFNFFITFPQIVNGLFGGYLVKYAFGGHAIYALVLAGFFMLFAAAAALRIKHNSELARGN; translated from the coding sequence ATGACCAAAAAATCGAAACCTTTTTTAAGTACCGGACAGCTGATTAATATGAGTTTCGGTTTCCTCGGAATTCAGATAGGCTTCGCCTTACAGAGCGGTAATGCCTCCCGTATTTTACAGACTTTCGGAGCAGATGTGGAACACTTGTCGTTATTCTGGTTGGCAGCTCCATTAACCGGTATGATTGTTCAACCCATTATTGGACATTACAGTGATAAAACCTGGACAAGGATCGGGCGTCGCAGACCCTTTTTTTTAGTGGGAGCATTGTTCACAGCTTTAGCGCTGGTGCTTATGCCTAATGCCGCCATCCTTACAACAATTTTACCCCCTTTGTTTATAGGAGCGGGATTATTAATGATCATGGATGCATCCATTAATGTGACTATGGAACCCTTTCGAGCCTTGATAGCTGATAATCTACCTAATGGTCAACGTAGTCAGGGATTTTCTATTCAGACATTTTTGATCGGTATAGGCGCAGTCGTCGGATCTTGGTTACCCTATGTGTTGGCAGAATGGCTGGATGTTTCCAAAATAGCAGCACCCGGGCATGTGCCCGACAACGTGATATTTTCTTTCTATATAGGTGCGCTGGTTCTTATTTTAACTATCCTTTGGACGGTAATCCGTACTCCGGAGTACACTCCGGAGGAGTTGTCTTCTTTTACGGAAAGTAGGGAAATACCTGCTGATCAGGAAAAAAATAAAGGCCTGCGTGATATTGTCGCTGATTTTAAGCAAATGCCAAAAACGATGAAGCAACTCGGACTCGTGCAGTTTTTTTCCTGGTTTGCGCTGTTTTCCATGTGGGTTTTTACAACACCTGCTATCGCCACACATGTGTATAATGTCGAATCCGGCGATTCTTCGTCCACTGCATTTGCCGATGCGGGCAACTGGGTTGGTGTACTTTTCGGCGTCTATAATGTGATATCAGCGCTGTATGCATTGACGCTACCAGCGATGGCTAAGCGATTTGGGCAGAAAACCACTCATGCTATTTCGTTATGTTTTGGGGGCATTGGATTGATAGCAATATATTTTATAAAAGATCCTTATCTACTATTGTTACCTATGCTTGGTATTGGAATGGCGTGGGGGAGTATATTGTCAATGCCTTATGCCATGCTATCAGCGACTTTGCCCGCAAGGAAAATGGGTGTATATATGGGGATTTTTAATTTTTTCATCACCTTTCCGCAAATTGTAAACGGTCTTTTCGGTGGATACCTGGTTAAATATGCTTTTGGCGGACACGCTATCTATGCCTTAGTACTAGCGGGGTTCTTCATGTTGTTTGCTGCGGCAGCTGCGTTACGAATCAAACACAATTCGGAGCTAGCACGAGGTAATTAG
- a CDS encoding family 65 glycosyl hydrolase domain-containing protein — protein MKNYIIKDEWNIIEEGFDASLGKISESIFSIGNGKMGQRANFEEQYSGDSFQGSYVAGIYYPDKTRVGWWKNGYPAFSHKVINATNWIGLNIDVNGEALDLGRVNVTEFHRMLNMKEGYLKRTFIAELNTGIRVKITATRFCSIVDKEAGTICYEITPLNLATSLKISVYLDGDVKNEDANYDEKFWIERAKKTFQQGALLTMETKRTGFWLTTAMQYAMQIDGEIIVAKEKQILDEKFVAQEVDVILEPEQTLRIYKYAVNLSSENYPKELMENHAQQILQKIVKKGYDQLKIEQAAAWKNKWEESDVLIEGDIAAQQAIRFNIFQLYQTYTGEDARLNIGPKGFTGEKYGGVTYWDTEAYCLPFYLATANQQVARNLLIYRYKHLEKAYENARMLGFSNGAALYPMVTIDGTECHNEWEITFEELHRNGAIAFAIYNYIRYTGEHSYLEQYGLEVLVGIARFWAQRVSWSAAKQQYMLLGITGPNEYENNVNNNWYTNTIAVWCLKYAREAIIYVKESNPDRYEDIAKKLDFREDELSCWKAIEENMYYPEDQKLGIFLQQDGYLDKEQILVKNLPLSERPLNQKWSWDRILRSCFIKQADVLQGLYFFEERYSDEVIRRNYDFYEARTVHESSLSPCVHAILAAKLGDEKRAYEFYLRTARLDLDDYNNDTEDGLHITSMAGSWMSIVEGFAGLRVRENTLHFKPFIPEGWQSYTFRIRFRNTIFQVKVSKHEISITNQSSEERDVLVHNKHVKVPAYGTFKGELVGCQQIV, from the coding sequence ATGAAGAATTACATTATAAAAGACGAATGGAACATTATTGAAGAAGGCTTTGATGCTTCCTTGGGCAAGATCTCAGAAAGTATCTTTAGCATCGGGAATGGCAAGATGGGACAACGGGCCAATTTTGAAGAGCAATATTCAGGTGATTCCTTTCAGGGATCGTATGTAGCGGGTATCTATTATCCCGATAAAACTAGGGTGGGCTGGTGGAAAAATGGCTATCCGGCATTTTCCCATAAAGTAATCAATGCCACTAATTGGATAGGATTGAATATCGATGTTAATGGTGAAGCACTCGATTTAGGTCGGGTAAACGTTACAGAATTTCATCGTATGCTGAATATGAAAGAGGGATATCTCAAACGGACTTTCATAGCCGAATTAAATACCGGTATACGTGTAAAAATTACGGCCACACGGTTTTGCAGTATTGTTGATAAGGAAGCCGGTACTATATGTTACGAAATAACACCGTTAAATTTGGCAACTTCGCTTAAAATAAGCGTTTATCTCGATGGTGACGTAAAAAATGAAGATGCAAATTACGATGAAAAATTTTGGATCGAACGCGCAAAAAAAACATTTCAGCAAGGGGCCTTACTTACCATGGAAACCAAAAGAACCGGCTTTTGGTTGACTACAGCGATGCAATACGCTATGCAGATTGACGGCGAAATCATCGTGGCGAAAGAAAAGCAGATACTAGACGAAAAATTTGTTGCACAGGAGGTCGACGTTATACTTGAACCGGAGCAAACGCTGCGTATTTATAAATATGCAGTTAATTTGTCGTCAGAAAATTATCCAAAAGAGTTGATGGAGAATCATGCACAGCAGATTTTGCAAAAAATCGTTAAAAAGGGATATGATCAGCTGAAGATCGAGCAGGCAGCGGCTTGGAAGAATAAGTGGGAAGAAAGTGACGTGTTGATTGAAGGAGATATCGCTGCTCAACAAGCAATCCGATTTAATATTTTTCAACTTTACCAGACTTACACGGGAGAGGATGCCCGGCTAAATATAGGCCCTAAAGGATTCACTGGAGAAAAATATGGCGGTGTGACCTACTGGGATACGGAAGCATATTGTTTACCATTTTATTTAGCTACAGCTAATCAGCAAGTGGCAAGAAATCTATTGATTTACCGATATAAACATCTGGAGAAGGCTTATGAAAATGCTCGCATGCTTGGTTTTTCAAATGGTGCCGCGCTATACCCAATGGTAACCATCGATGGGACGGAGTGCCATAACGAGTGGGAGATCACCTTTGAGGAGTTGCATCGGAATGGAGCAATAGCCTTTGCTATTTACAATTATATTCGATATACAGGTGAGCATTCGTATTTGGAACAATATGGCTTGGAGGTATTGGTAGGTATCGCGCGTTTCTGGGCGCAACGTGTAAGCTGGAGTGCAGCCAAACAGCAATACATGTTATTGGGTATAACCGGACCAAATGAATATGAAAATAATGTCAACAATAATTGGTATACCAATACCATTGCTGTGTGGTGTCTAAAATATGCACGGGAAGCCATAATCTATGTGAAGGAATCGAATCCGGACAGATATGAGGATATCGCGAAAAAGTTGGATTTCCGCGAAGATGAACTGAGCTGTTGGAAAGCTATCGAAGAAAATATGTATTATCCAGAAGATCAAAAGCTGGGGATATTTTTGCAACAGGATGGATACCTGGATAAAGAACAGATTTTGGTTAAAAACCTACCATTATCAGAGCGACCGTTGAATCAGAAGTGGAGTTGGGATCGCATTCTGCGCTCATGCTTTATTAAACAAGCAGATGTATTGCAAGGATTGTATTTTTTTGAAGAGCGATATAGCGATGAGGTTATTCGCAGGAATTACGATTTTTATGAAGCGCGTACAGTCCACGAGAGTTCCCTGTCTCCGTGTGTACATGCGATTCTTGCCGCTAAACTAGGTGATGAGAAGCGTGCGTACGAGTTTTATTTGCGAACGGCCAGATTAGATCTCGACGACTATAACAACGATACGGAAGACGGCCTACATATAACTTCTATGGCAGGAAGCTGGATGAGCATTGTCGAAGGTTTTGCAGGTCTTCGGGTGAGAGAAAACACCCTTCACTTTAAACCTTTCATTCCAGAAGGTTGGCAATCATATACCTTCAGGATACGTTTCAGAAATACCATATTTCAGGTTAAGGTTTCAAAGCACGAAATTTCGATCACCAACCAATCGAGTGAAGAAAGAGATGTATTGGTTCATAATAAGCATGTGAAAGTTCCTGCTTACGGTACTTTTAAAGGTGAATTGGTAGGATGCCAGCAGATAGTTTAA
- a CDS encoding NRAMP family divalent metal transporter, which yields MMKKYNWSVLLGAAFLMATSAIGPGFLTQTAVFTVQLGASFGFVILLSILLDAIAQLNIWRIITVAKMPAQQIANKVLPGLGYLLSFLVFVGGLAFNIGNLAGAGLGLNVLFGWDVQHGALLSAVLAIGIFIYKEASKMMDLFAKLLGGVMILLTCYIAIKSQPPIGEAIARTIAPTQFSFTAVLTIVGGTVGGYITFAGAHRLLDANLTGKQNLPAVNRGAVSAIGIASLMRILLFIAALGVISAGNTLDSENPPASIFMLASGHLGYKLFGLVMWSAAITSVVGSAYTSISFIRSFHPAIERLKRYMTIFFILAAASLYAIIGHPIKTLIAVGALNGLILPISLGIILVAAYRSKIINSYKQPLWLTITGGAVVIIMTWMGYGTIVQLFNW from the coding sequence ATGATGAAAAAATACAACTGGAGTGTACTATTAGGTGCTGCTTTTTTAATGGCCACATCTGCAATAGGTCCAGGTTTTTTAACGCAAACCGCTGTTTTCACCGTCCAATTGGGTGCCAGTTTCGGTTTTGTCATTTTACTATCCATTTTACTAGACGCTATTGCGCAACTAAATATTTGGCGTATTATTACGGTAGCCAAAATGCCTGCCCAACAGATTGCCAACAAAGTACTGCCGGGCTTAGGTTATCTACTCTCTTTTTTGGTCTTCGTTGGAGGTCTTGCTTTTAACATTGGAAATCTGGCGGGAGCCGGATTGGGTTTAAATGTTTTATTCGGATGGGACGTACAACATGGTGCGCTGTTGAGCGCCGTACTTGCCATCGGAATTTTTATCTATAAAGAGGCAAGCAAAATGATGGACTTATTCGCTAAGCTTCTCGGGGGGGTAATGATATTATTAACTTGTTATATCGCCATTAAAAGTCAACCTCCTATCGGAGAAGCTATCGCGAGAACAATAGCACCTACACAATTTAGTTTCACGGCAGTATTAACCATTGTGGGGGGTACAGTAGGTGGCTACATTACATTTGCCGGTGCTCATAGGTTACTTGACGCTAATCTCACCGGCAAGCAAAACTTACCTGCTGTCAATAGGGGCGCGGTTAGTGCCATTGGCATCGCCTCACTCATGCGTATATTGCTATTTATTGCAGCATTAGGTGTTATTAGCGCCGGTAATACTTTAGACTCTGAGAACCCTCCCGCCTCCATATTTATGCTCGCCAGTGGTCATCTGGGATATAAATTATTCGGGCTCGTTATGTGGTCGGCAGCCATTACATCAGTGGTTGGTTCTGCTTACACTTCCATATCATTTATACGAAGTTTTCATCCGGCTATTGAACGGTTAAAACGTTATATGACTATTTTTTTCATTCTTGCTGCAGCGAGTTTATACGCAATCATTGGTCATCCTATAAAAACATTGATAGCAGTTGGTGCACTAAACGGTCTCATTCTTCCAATATCATTAGGTATTATCTTAGTAGCCGCTTACCGTTCAAAGATTATCAACAGTTATAAACAACCTCTTTGGCTCACCATCACTGGCGGCGCTGTGGTTATTATAATGACATGGATGGGTTACGGGACAATCGTACAGCTCTTTAACTGGTAA